The Tigriopus californicus strain San Diego chromosome 10, Tcal_SD_v2.1, whole genome shotgun sequence region GCACACAGCATTGGATACATCATCCTGATTGTCTTTGGATGGGTTGTTCTGTGACGAGGATGACAATTTAGTCTGTGCGACGATTGATGACGTATCCAAGGGATCTTTTTCGCCTTGACCCACCTGACCATCATTTCTCGCTAGATTTGCATGACATCCGTCAAAGTGTGTCTTCAAGGTATCATTCGTCGAAAACTGTGATGAACAAAGTTGACACGTGAAAACCTGGCGTCCCATTTGATCTTGTATCAAAACCCTTTCCTTGCTCCTACAACAGAGACGAAAGTGATTGTCTAAACACTCCGTCTCACAGTACAAAGGGACATTGGTCGAACAAATTGGGCAGAACACCTCCTGAATCTCCGGATGTTCCTTGATTGTGTGACAACTCAGATCTTTGGCATCCACAAATCGATCTGGGCAATGAAAGCAAACGAAACGGCTCAAaaaatgggctttttcaaaatgatgctTTATCTCGACCATGGGCACTTCAACCGAGCACATGGAACAAGACCAAACCTTTGGGTTGGAAGTGGTAAGAGATTCGAGGGTTTTAATACCATCGTCATAGATCACATCTACAGCCACGTCTAAGATTTCCCGCCATAATTCCCAATTCGAGTTTGCTGTCATTGGAATACAGGCTGAACAAGCTGTCCTACTCTTAGATTTGGGGATCATAATGGAACAGTTCTCTGAAAACGCACAAGACAATGGGAATTGGGCATCCCGCGGTTTTCTTCCCAGACAAGGAGTGCCGCTATTGAATAACTGGTGGCATTTGTCGAGGAATTCTTTGTAACTGTTGACTTGTCCGGACTCGACCAAGCGTCCGAGGACCCGCCAAACGTATTCATGAGTCTCAGGATGGTACATCAGGGTCAAGGCCACGAAAGGCTTGCCATCGATTTGCAGGTCAGGCTCTTCGAGCATATACATTCGCCATTGGCGTAGGGGAACTTTGACGAGATTGACCAACTTGAGCGGtgaatctttttgttttgtaactGCCATCTTTCACTTTTCTCgaaggtttgaaaaaagataGGAAGACCGATGGCGACCTTGTGGCGAATTAGTTTTCCAAATGCGTTGCTTTCATTCAGTTGTTGGAATTGTACCCTTCACTTTAAGGTTGCTCGAGGAGTAGAGTGACCAATATTTGTTTTCGAAGACAACAGGTGGACAAAGTGTTGCCAAGATGACAAGAAATGTCGCGATAGGCAATATTATCTGTATGTCATGAGcacaattgcattttgacatcGTACATTGAAGAGGTGATAAATTACAATAGCGCAAGTTAAATGAAaggaattgatcaaaaatgttgcTGGGCACCCTGAGTTTGGGCATAACAACCTCGACTAAGACAAatatcacagtcaactcgcaccgtccgttcattcaattttcaataatcgagtgatttcgAGAGAGTTGTGTTAGAAAACTCAGCAAAATGGTATAATTGGTGTAGCTCAGTAAACGTACTATCATTTTGCCACAATAAAAAGATACTGTTTGCGTAGACAATCActtaaataaaaataaatgtcaatattcaatgcatgcatggTGCAGCTTTTTACGCCTTCACTTGTCGAGCGGAaataaaattgatttcatcCATTGACAGCCTCTCAGTCACTGATTTCAACGTTTGAAAATTCtgaatttgaatatctttGCCTGATTGAATGACAAAGAAACATGTTGATCATAACTTGCACATCTTGGTTGCAGAGAGCTCTTTCTGTTTCTTGGAGTCTTTTTTGGACGAAAAGATTGctagaaagaaaaagaaatgtttgatTTTCACTACAAAATCATTTGGAGCTCAAATATTGAGGAATTCATTAACCCTAAGTAATAACTTGATGATTACAGCAAAGGTGAAGTGTATTGTTATATAATTATGGATTTGGATGGGAACTCCCTATCTTGGCCTACCATCTGATGATCAGTGTTCCAAAGTGGAGATATTTCCACCCattgtcacagccaacattaattgtTCACCCACTCGTCTAGAAAGGGTATCTATGACCGTCATGGCTAGTTTATGGCGTGTCGGCTTCAATAGAAGGGTTCTAAAAACTTCGCTCCGCTCTCCCGCTCTTTCTTTAATATTAGCTAGCGCTCAATGTATTTAGTATTATATTAGCTAGGAATAGCTGAGAAGATAAGTATCTTTTATTAACGCATTAGTGGTAATAAAggttcttttgcttttgtagTGAGAGTTAGTATGGAAAAGAATGTCTAGCATCTACTATATGTTTgactagaaaaaaaacagtccGCATAAAATCCGTGCTGGCTGTGTGTTCACAAGAGATCTATGGTGGACTTGAAATTCCTGTTCGCACGAAATCCGTGGTAGACGTACGCAAAAAGTATGCGCTCCTTCCTGATCAAGAGAATGCGGCTCTAAGATACCAGATTTTATCAAGAATCAAGGGATTATTAAAAGAACAATCTATTGCTCAAGTACTGTGACAGAATGAACAAGCCGCCAACTCTCATAGGGGACGTTTCAAATCCGAATTCCGAATAATTATGACCAATAGATAAGAATTTAACAGGAAGTTGCGTGCTGTATGCGGCAACTATTTTGCAACCATCACttccaaagaaagaaatggaacgaggaaaagcacagtttcacaaTTGTTTTGTGACTAACTTTAAGAACACCACTTTTTACAAAACTTGCCTTTAGCTCTTTTAGCACAATGTAGTGGACAAAGGCGATGATGgaaaagtcgctggtatgctACATACAAGCATACAATATACAGCTCTTTGTTTATCCCCAATTTCAtataaaaaatgtttgtaattttacccTTGTCGGATTTGCAACGTCTCTAAGAAGAATTGGTGGTGTAGTTATGGTTTTAAAATGGATTAGCACTAAGTTGTTCAGCTAAAATTACCTTGTTAAAGGctgatgctctaccaatatgttccaacagcaacaacaactagcCTAGTAAGTTCTACATGACAGATCTAATCAAGACGGACAAAAATTAAGTAAGTATGGCTGGaaagggccatttttttcaagtgttttttcCCGAACATTTGACACATTACCCTCgtcttttcatgtttttttttatctcatgGCTCTTTTGATGGCCTCCATTCTTAAGCTTTTACTTTGGATGTatttgaggatttttttcttctgcttttgtccaaaaaccCTTGACAAAGTTATGGGCAAGACTAAACCCACTATAGGCAGGGCCTTCTTCGATCAAGCAATACCAGATATAGACGACTTGGCTAACTAATGGCACTTGTTGATATTACTAGTGTTTTAGAGTTCTAGAACATTTCTTATTATGTTTTGTCTCACAAACTTGGACATTACACTTTTTAAATCCCATGATACTCTTTGTATCAATTCCAAAATCTGTAAAATCTTGACAAGAAAATAAAGACTGTCGAGAGTCATCATCCTTCATTTATTGTATACACTTGAAAGTCATTTGTCTGAGCAAACGTTTAACGTCAGCTCTTGCTTCCCAATTCTTTTAAtctgttttctttctttctcttggatcGGTTTTGATGAACACGCCTCTTGTGACGGTGCACATTAGTCTGGGCCGCAGACTCAAAATCGCATAAATTGCATctgaaaataaagcaaaagtAACGTAAAGGAAGAAACAAGAAACTGTGCTAATCAATGTGCGCACAGTACACCCTCGAATATAGACGTTAAAAGGAACCCCTGATTCAGGATATCAGTGTCTTGAAGTACTATTCCCCCGCCCCTCTGCTAAAGGAAATGTgatttatttttcacatttacaACAGAGCAACTTCTGAAAGATGTCCAATTACTTACTTGTAAGGTTTCTTTCCAGTGTGGGTATTTACGTGACATCGCAAAGCACGTTGTCTTATGAACCTTTTTCCACAAATCGGACACCCATATTTGGGCGGTTCATGGGTTGCTTGATGTCTTTTGAGACCATAGGGACCTCCCCCAATAAACCCGCAGTCTTGGCAAGAGAACTTGGCGGAGGTCGGATGAGAATTATTCATGTGAGTCCTTAAAATGCATGGCCTTTTAAATTCTTTGCCACATAAGTCACATTTATATTTGTCTGTGCACATGACCTTTTTATAGGACGAATGACACTGTTTCAATAAAGACTTTAGCTGGAAATTCTGTGACGATTCCTTTCCACAATTAAAACACAATGCACTCGGTGAATTGtgatgacttttttgcttctttaaCTTTTCGACCCCCATGACTTTCTCATCACAGATGTCACACACAATAAGTGACAAAGCCGCATACCTTTGCCCACAATTAACACATTCCCGGTCAATTtcttgaatgtgtttttggcTTGTTTCGTCCAAACGGAATTTGAGCCTATAGCAAGTTGCCATGTGGTTCACAAAGTCTTCGTGATTGGGTCCAAGATCCACATCTTGATTACAATTAGGGCAATGCAACTCGTGCACATCCGGATGGGTAAGGACATGCTTCAAAACGTCTTCAGCCGTTACGAAGTTCAATGGGCATTTCGGACAGTTAAATTGGCCGAGTTGGTGACGAAGTTTGTACTTGGCCAAAGTTTCAATCGAAATTTGCCTGCAACAGACGTGACACTCAATCTTATCTGATGAAGATAACCGCAGTGGAACAACAACTGGCGATTCTTTTGGCTTATCACCATTCCGGAAAATCGGAACCACCGAACTGAGAGCAGTTTTGCTGTTCCGAACTCTCGCTTCACAAACATCTTCTAGGTGATCTGCGAGGTCCTTCAAATTCTTgcacttttgaaaacagagTCTGCACTTGAGGATCTCTTCACTCAACGGTCGGTCTTTATGATTAGTGCATTGGAATGATTCAGTTCTTTGGGATGATTTATGGCCAAACATAACTTCACCGACGTTTATTTGTCGATTGCATTCTTGAGATTCGTGTTGGTCTAATTTGGTCTGGTCAAAAAAGATTGAGCCACAATCGGGGCAGATGAACCCTTTATACCGAAAACGCTTACTGGCCCTAGCAGTCCAGAAAATAATTTTGTGGCAGGTTTCCACGTGTCGAACAAGACGAGGCcgctcaatttttttccaacaatttGGACACACCTCTTTTTCCTGCGACGAATGAGCATCATAACTATGATCGATAAGTTCTTTGGCACTTAGAAAAATCAATGGACATGAGGTGCACTTGAAATCGCCAATACTGTGACGGACCATGAGATGCCGGGTCAGAAACTTGGCAACAATCATCTTGGAACACACTTGACATGTGACTTTGGATAATTCTAGTTGATTGTCCTGCGATTGTAAGTTCGATTTCAGTGTTGACAATGAAGACACATTTTCGAGCTCGaccatttgaaagtttttacCATGGACACTTTCTGTCCTAAGCGTTGCGGCCAGACATGCGGCAAAGTGACTTACATACATGGTTTTGGTGGGGAACCGCAAATAGCAGAGCTGGCACTCAAAAAGTTCTGCCATTTCTTGACTCAAAGCAATGTTCTTATTCTTGCGACATTGACGGAAGTGATTATCAAGTTCGTCACTCTCACCGTCAATGGGGACATTTGCAGGACACAGTGGACAGCAAAGCTCTTGAATCTCTGGATGCTCTTGATATGTATGAAGAGACAAATCCATGGCATCCACAAATTGATCATCGCAATGGAAGCAAACAAAATGACTGAAGAAATGAGACTTTTCAAGGTGACATTTAATGTCGGTCAATGGCACTTCAACCGAGCACATCGGACAAGGCCAGACTTTGGCCTGACTTTGGTTCAAAGCTTCGAGAGTTTTGACACCACCGTCATAGATGACATCTTCTGCGACATTTCGGATTTCTCGCCATACTTGAACGGGATCTTCAGCCGCTTGCAGACAAGCTTTACAAGCCGTACTTTCACTGGATTTGGGGATCATGATGGAACACTtggaagaaaattgacaaGACAGTGGAAACTGAGCATCTGGTGGATTCAAGCCCAAACACGGCGTTTCCTTGTTAAAAAACTTGTGGCATCGGTCCCAGAATTCTCGGTAACTGGAGACTTGTCCGGATTCGACAATTCGTCCCAAGGCTCTCCAGATGTATTCGTGAGTCTCAGGATGGAGCATCACGGTCAAGGCCACAAAAGGC contains the following coding sequences:
- the LOC131888085 gene encoding zinc finger protein 569-like, whose protein sequence is MESIQQEDVPPNLSNLVKVPLGRWQLFLREKPDFEIDGQPFVALTVMLHPETHEYIWRALGRIVESGQVSSYREFWDRCHKFFNKETPCLGLNPPDAQFPLSCQFSSKCSIMIPKSSESTACKACLQAAEDPVQVWREIRNVAEDVIYDGGVKTLEALNQSQAKVWPCPMCSVEVPLTDIKCHLEKSHFFSHFVCFHCDDQFVDAMDLSLHTYQEHPEIQELCCPLCPANVPIDGESDELDNHFRQCRKNKNIALSQEMAELFECQLCYLRFPTKTMYVSHFAACLAATLRTESVHGKNFQMVELENVSSLSTLKSNLQSQDNQLELSKVTCQVCSKMIVAKFLTRHLMVRHSIGDFKCTSCPLIFLSAKELIDHSYDAHSSQEKEVCPNCWKKIERPRLVRHVETCHKIIFWTARASKRFRYKGFICPDCGSIFFDQTKLDQHESQECNRQINVGEVMFGHKSSQRTESFQCTNHKDRPLSEEILKCRLCFQKCKNLKDLADHLEDVCEARVRNSKTALSSVVPIFRNGDKPKESPVVVPLRLSSSDKIECHVCCRQISIETLAKYKLRHQLGQFNCPKCPLNFVTAEDVLKHVLTHPDVHELHCPNCNQDVDLGPNHEDFVNHMATCYRLKFRLDETSQKHIQEIDRECVNCGQRYAALSLIVCDICDEKVMGVEKLKKQKSHHNSPSALCFNCGKESSQNFQLKSLLKQCHSSYKKVMCTDKYKCDLCGKEFKRPCILRTHMNNSHPTSAKFSCQDCGFIGGGPYGLKRHQATHEPPKYGCPICGKRFIRQRALRCHVNTHTGKKPYKCNLCDFESAAQTNVHRHKRRVHQNRSKRKKENRLKELGSKS